A window of the Microvirga terrae genome harbors these coding sequences:
- a CDS encoding L,D-transpeptidase family protein, translating to MRGLRKTALWLGLIGSVSLLPLAALAEDAGIQPDLVQTAPAEPSFHDAAVPDTPPRPDTASQAIPLLEPAPVTVEAADLRASPVIDIPLPDAAPVTALMQTDLFRMAVEGLLADEAAMRDLRVSGKDRDALSAYYAQAERPLVWARDGVWSPAARGVMERLKAADEDGLDPADYALPDRGLRKDAPPAQWARADVKLSLSVIRYARDARGGRIDLARLSPLVTPKLDLPSPGDVLSRVSSAGDAGGALEAYNPPHPGYKALKERLAKLRESHPSQPSVRLPRGPILRVGMKDPRVPLIRARFNLTKDPDNQTVYDERVASAVAAFQKEKGLPDTGVLNSQTIAALSGPSVAQRQSDLIANMERWRWLPADLGQRHIMVNVPEYRLQVVDGRTVVHQTRVIVGKEQSQTPIFSETMKYLVVNPSWTIPPSIMKKEILPALANDPYYAARKGYKVIRRGDRIVVQQPPGERNALGFVKFMFPNQHAVYLHDTPNRNLFSASKRAFSHGCVRVEKPFELAEEIMGRDGKWTEERLRGLIGKGERTVQLSNPLPVHLTYFTLAIDEKGEVKRFDDIYGLDRKVRAALNLSE from the coding sequence ATGCGTGGCTTGCGCAAGACGGCACTTTGGCTCGGCCTCATTGGGTCTGTTTCACTCCTCCCCCTTGCCGCTCTTGCAGAAGACGCCGGCATCCAGCCGGATCTCGTCCAGACCGCTCCCGCGGAACCCTCCTTCCACGATGCCGCCGTTCCGGACACCCCGCCAAGGCCGGACACGGCTTCCCAAGCCATTCCGCTCCTCGAGCCTGCGCCCGTCACCGTCGAGGCAGCCGATCTGAGGGCTTCCCCGGTCATCGACATCCCGTTGCCCGATGCGGCGCCCGTCACCGCCCTGATGCAGACGGATCTCTTCCGCATGGCCGTGGAAGGCCTGCTCGCCGACGAGGCCGCCATGCGCGACCTGCGGGTGAGCGGCAAGGACCGGGACGCCCTGTCGGCCTATTACGCTCAGGCCGAGCGTCCCCTCGTCTGGGCCCGGGACGGGGTCTGGTCGCCTGCCGCCCGCGGCGTGATGGAACGCCTGAAAGCCGCCGACGAGGACGGTCTCGATCCAGCCGATTACGCTCTGCCCGACCGGGGCCTGCGCAAGGATGCGCCGCCGGCGCAATGGGCTCGGGCCGACGTGAAGCTCTCCCTGTCCGTGATCCGTTATGCCCGGGACGCCCGCGGGGGGCGCATCGATCTCGCCCGGCTGTCGCCGCTCGTGACCCCGAAGCTCGATCTCCCGTCCCCCGGTGACGTGCTGAGCCGCGTCTCCTCCGCGGGAGACGCGGGCGGAGCGCTCGAGGCCTACAACCCGCCGCATCCCGGCTACAAGGCCCTGAAGGAGCGGCTGGCGAAGCTGCGCGAAAGTCACCCGTCGCAGCCGAGCGTCCGGCTTCCACGAGGGCCGATCCTGCGCGTGGGCATGAAGGATCCGCGTGTGCCTCTGATCCGCGCCCGGTTCAATCTCACGAAGGATCCGGACAATCAGACGGTCTATGACGAGCGCGTGGCCTCCGCCGTGGCTGCCTTCCAGAAGGAAAAGGGCCTGCCGGATACGGGCGTTCTCAATTCTCAGACGATCGCCGCTCTGTCCGGCCCATCGGTGGCACAACGGCAGTCGGACCTGATCGCCAACATGGAGCGCTGGCGGTGGCTGCCTGCGGATTTGGGGCAGCGGCACATCATGGTGAACGTGCCCGAATACCGCCTGCAGGTGGTCGATGGCCGCACCGTCGTCCACCAGACCCGCGTGATCGTCGGCAAGGAGCAGTCGCAGACGCCGATCTTCTCCGAGACCATGAAGTATCTCGTGGTCAATCCATCCTGGACGATCCCGCCGTCGATCATGAAGAAGGAGATCCTGCCGGCGCTTGCCAACGATCCCTATTACGCGGCGCGCAAGGGCTACAAGGTCATCCGCCGGGGCGACCGGATCGTCGTGCAGCAGCCGCCCGGCGAGCGCAACGCACTGGGCTTCGTGAAGTTCATGTTCCCCAACCAGCACGCGGTCTATCTGCACGATACGCCCAACCGCAACCTGTTCTCGGCCAGCAAGCGCGCCTTCAGCCATGGCTGCGTGCGCGTCGAGAAGCCCTTCGAACTCGCCGAGGAGATCATGGGCCGGGACGGCAAATGGACCGAGGAGCGGTTGCGGGGGCTCATCGGCAAGGGCGAGCGCACCGTGCAGCTGAGCAATCCCCTGCCCGTGCACCTGACCTACTTCACGCTCGCGATCGACGAGAAGGGCGAGGTGAAGCGGTTCGACGACATCTACGGTCTCGACCGCAAGGTCCGGGCCGCCCTCAACCTGTCCGAATAG
- a CDS encoding M3 family oligoendopeptidase, with protein MHHPSTAGAAQAELGLLPEWNLSHLYPGMDSEAFRQDLAKAESECRAFAAAYRGKLDGMARGENASERLDDVVKRYEALEDLLGRLMSYAGLVYSGDTTDPVRAKFYGDTQERLTAASTELLFFGLELNRIEDAVLDKAVSEEPLRHYKPWIEDLRKDKPFQLEDKIEQLFHEKSVTGRSAWNRLFDETIASLRFTVRGEDLPIEPTLNKLQDPDESVRKDASDALAKTFKANLRTFTLITNTLAKDKEISDRWRGFEDVADSRHLANRVEREVVEAMVSAVQEAYPRLSHRYYALKARWFKKDKLDHWDRNAPLPKVEQRTISWNEAKDTVLSAYSAFSPRMADIAQRFFDEGWIDAPTRPGKAPGAFAHPTVPSAHPYVLLNYQGKPRDVMTLAHELGHGVHQVMAGPNGALMAPTPLTLAETASVFGEMLTFRRLLDQTVDPVQRKAMLAAKVEDMINTVVRQIAFYSFERKVHLERRNGELTADKLCELWMSVQDESLGPAIRLGPGYESFWTYIPHFIHSPFYVYAYAFGDCLVNSLYGVYERSNEGFVDRYFALLSAGGTKHYSELLAPFGLDAGDPAFWQIGLSMIERLIGELEAMETPAS; from the coding sequence ATGCATCATCCGTCCACCGCCGGCGCCGCGCAGGCCGAACTCGGGCTGCTGCCCGAATGGAACCTCTCCCACCTCTATCCTGGCATGGACAGCGAGGCCTTCAGGCAGGATCTCGCGAAGGCCGAATCGGAGTGCCGGGCCTTCGCCGCCGCCTATCGCGGCAAGCTCGACGGGATGGCCAGAGGCGAGAACGCGTCGGAGCGGCTGGACGACGTGGTGAAGCGCTACGAGGCGCTCGAAGATCTGCTCGGCCGCCTCATGTCCTACGCGGGCCTTGTCTATTCCGGCGACACCACCGACCCGGTCCGGGCGAAGTTCTACGGCGACACGCAGGAGCGCCTGACCGCCGCCTCGACGGAGCTTCTCTTCTTCGGGCTCGAACTCAATCGCATCGAAGACGCGGTGCTCGACAAGGCGGTGAGCGAGGAACCGCTCAGGCATTACAAGCCCTGGATCGAGGATCTGCGCAAGGACAAGCCCTTCCAGCTCGAGGACAAGATCGAGCAGCTCTTCCATGAGAAGTCGGTGACGGGCCGCTCGGCCTGGAACCGTCTGTTCGACGAGACCATCGCGTCGCTGCGCTTCACGGTGCGCGGCGAGGATTTGCCCATCGAGCCGACCCTGAACAAGCTGCAGGATCCGGACGAGAGCGTGCGTAAGGACGCCTCCGACGCCCTGGCCAAGACCTTCAAGGCGAATCTTCGCACCTTCACGCTCATCACCAACACGCTTGCCAAGGACAAGGAGATCTCGGACCGCTGGCGCGGCTTCGAGGACGTGGCCGATTCCCGCCATCTGGCGAACCGGGTCGAGCGCGAGGTCGTGGAGGCCATGGTGTCGGCCGTCCAGGAAGCCTATCCGCGCCTGTCGCACCGCTATTACGCCCTGAAGGCCCGGTGGTTCAAAAAGGACAAGCTCGACCATTGGGACCGCAACGCGCCCCTGCCGAAGGTCGAGCAGCGCACCATTTCCTGGAACGAGGCGAAGGATACGGTTCTGTCGGCCTATTCCGCCTTCTCGCCGCGCATGGCCGACATCGCGCAGCGCTTCTTCGACGAGGGCTGGATCGATGCGCCGACCCGTCCCGGCAAGGCGCCCGGCGCCTTCGCCCACCCGACCGTGCCCTCGGCCCACCCCTATGTGCTCCTGAACTACCAGGGCAAGCCGCGGGACGTGATGACCCTGGCGCATGAGCTCGGGCACGGGGTGCACCAGGTCATGGCCGGCCCTAACGGCGCGCTCATGGCGCCTACGCCCCTGACCCTCGCCGAGACGGCGTCCGTCTTCGGCGAGATGCTCACCTTCCGCCGTCTCCTCGACCAGACCGTCGATCCGGTCCAGCGCAAGGCGATGCTGGCCGCGAAGGTCGAGGACATGATCAACACGGTGGTGCGCCAGATCGCGTTCTATTCCTTCGAGCGCAAGGTGCATCTGGAGCGTCGCAACGGGGAGCTCACGGCCGACAAGTTGTGCGAGCTCTGGATGTCCGTCCAGGACGAGAGCCTCGGGCCGGCGATCCGGCTCGGCCCGGGCTACGAGAGCTTCTGGACCTACATCCCCCACTTCATCCACTCGCCGTTTTACGTCTACGCCTATGCCTTCGGCGATTGCCTCGTGAACTCGCTCTACGGCGTCTACGAGCGGTCCAACGAAGGCTTCGTGGACCGCTATTTCGCGCTCCTCTCGGCGGGCGGCACCAAGCACTACTCGGAGCTGCTCGCGCCCTTCGGCCTCGATGCGGGAGATCCGGCCTTCTGGCAGATCGGCCTGTCCATGATCGAACGGCTGATCGGCGAGCTGGAGGCGATGGAGACCCCAGCCTCCTAG
- a CDS encoding DUF882 domain-containing protein, translated as MRTDRLAHRAGIGLAAILAVMVGGVRGTQDAVANGDTRTLSLYNNNTKESLTVTFRRNGQYDSGALQQLNWFLRDWRRDEPTRMDPRLFDTVWEVYRESGSNEPVHVNSGYRSPQTNSMLRRRSSVVAKNSQHMQGKAMDFYLPDVSTARLRAIGMRLQNGGVGYYPNAYTPFVHLDVGSVRAWPRMTRSQLASIFPDGKTVHIPSDGRPLPGYDEARAEVLAKGGSVAGYTAYADAEEAVATQPRRKSFWATLFGLDDDENEDAEEIRVASRPSRTIMASRQPQPQSQPAQNYYASDSNASVYAALQPAPAPEPARRAPVAIQPRPEPPAPAVMAAIAPALREDLTPPASAPLPPTRINGAPSTVQTASGPALAWQQGPDAQSEMSIAKGMAFAPMPPRRPDAEDTDVEPVAGTLAIAYAPLPPARPGSLAATNPIPGVPELRGPVEMAVVPLPPPRPDLRPIVVAAAGPVDIPVTGSTPKEVTKAKTAAAPEAKSPPAPKKPPTALSALMSAEPSLHMGFSSKPAGDLATNRFTGPAVKPLNAVR; from the coding sequence TTGCGTACGGACCGCCTGGCGCATCGCGCCGGCATTGGTCTTGCGGCCATTCTGGCCGTCATGGTGGGCGGGGTGCGCGGCACGCAGGATGCCGTCGCCAACGGCGATACCCGGACCCTGAGCCTCTACAACAACAACACCAAGGAAAGCCTCACCGTCACCTTCCGGCGCAACGGCCAATACGATTCCGGCGCCCTGCAGCAGCTCAACTGGTTCCTGCGCGACTGGCGGCGCGACGAGCCGACCCGCATGGACCCGCGCCTGTTCGATACGGTGTGGGAGGTCTACCGCGAGTCCGGCTCGAACGAGCCGGTGCATGTGAACTCGGGCTATCGCTCGCCGCAGACCAATTCCATGCTCCGCCGGCGATCGAGCGTGGTGGCCAAGAACAGCCAGCACATGCAGGGCAAGGCCATGGACTTCTACCTGCCGGACGTGTCGACCGCGCGCCTGCGCGCCATCGGCATGCGGCTGCAGAACGGCGGCGTCGGCTACTATCCCAATGCCTACACGCCGTTCGTCCATCTCGACGTGGGCAGCGTGCGCGCCTGGCCGCGCATGACCCGCTCCCAGCTCGCGAGCATCTTCCCGGACGGGAAGACCGTTCACATCCCGTCGGACGGCCGCCCCCTGCCCGGCTACGACGAGGCCCGCGCCGAGGTGCTCGCCAAGGGCGGCTCGGTGGCCGGCTACACGGCCTATGCAGATGCCGAGGAGGCCGTCGCCACCCAGCCGCGCCGCAAGAGCTTCTGGGCCACCCTGTTCGGCCTCGACGACGACGAGAACGAGGACGCGGAGGAGATCCGTGTCGCCTCGCGGCCCAGCCGGACCATCATGGCGTCCCGTCAGCCGCAACCACAGTCCCAGCCGGCGCAGAACTATTATGCCAGCGATTCCAACGCGTCGGTCTATGCGGCGCTGCAGCCGGCTCCGGCACCTGAGCCGGCCCGCCGCGCTCCGGTGGCGATCCAGCCGCGTCCCGAACCGCCCGCTCCAGCCGTCATGGCCGCCATCGCACCGGCCCTGCGTGAGGATCTGACCCCGCCGGCCTCCGCGCCTCTGCCGCCGACCCGGATCAACGGTGCGCCCAGCACCGTCCAGACGGCGTCCGGTCCGGCCCTGGCCTGGCAGCAGGGACCGGACGCGCAATCCGAGATGTCCATCGCCAAGGGCATGGCCTTCGCGCCGATGCCGCCGCGGCGGCCGGATGCGGAGGACACGGACGTCGAGCCCGTCGCCGGAACCCTCGCCATAGCCTATGCCCCGCTCCCGCCGGCCCGTCCGGGCTCTCTCGCCGCCACGAACCCGATTCCCGGCGTCCCGGAGCTGCGCGGCCCCGTGGAGATGGCGGTTGTTCCGCTCCCGCCGCCGCGGCCCGACCTGCGCCCCATCGTGGTCGCCGCCGCGGGCCCTGTCGATATTCCGGTCACGGGGTCGACCCCGAAAGAGGTCACGAAGGCGAAGACCGCCGCCGCACCTGAGGCGAAGTCTCCCCCGGCTCCGAAGAAGCCGCCGACGGCGCTGAGCGCCCTCATGTCGGCGGAGCCCAGCCTGCACATGGGCTTCTCGAGCAAGCCCGCGGGCGATCTGGCGACGAACCGCTTCACCGGACCGGCGGTCAAACCGCTGAACGCGGTGCGATAA
- a CDS encoding urea carboxylase-associated family protein, whose product MKLARDQVSDPADAEARRSVAPVICYPVETLPRPDLAAYRAAREGWEKVDEVVVPARDARCFSVPAGCFFRIVSIEGPQVGDLNLWAADDLDERFFSGKTRALNGTHVSTGDQLWSSLPYLRPMATITHDTLDWYGFDQFGGSVHDVIGTRCDPYTHRLLSGQDYHYCCHSNLTRALAHRLGRPKAEVEPAVHDVLNVFMCTGFTRDTGQYFMKASPVRPGDYLEFFAEINLLGALSACPGGDCSAEHSSDAAVCHPLLVEVYRPKAPPRDWTPPARNAYGRQHGE is encoded by the coding sequence ATGAAGCTCGCCCGGGACCAAGTGTCCGATCCTGCCGACGCGGAGGCGCGCCGGAGCGTTGCTCCCGTCATCTGCTATCCGGTCGAAACCCTGCCGCGGCCCGATCTCGCAGCTTACCGGGCGGCGCGTGAGGGCTGGGAGAAAGTGGACGAGGTTGTCGTCCCGGCTAGGGACGCGCGCTGCTTCAGCGTGCCCGCCGGCTGCTTCTTCCGGATCGTCAGCATCGAGGGCCCGCAGGTGGGCGACCTCAATCTCTGGGCGGCGGACGATCTCGACGAGCGCTTCTTCTCCGGCAAGACGCGGGCGCTCAACGGCACGCATGTGTCCACCGGAGACCAGCTCTGGTCGTCCCTGCCGTACTTAAGGCCGATGGCGACGATCACGCACGACACTCTCGACTGGTACGGCTTCGACCAGTTCGGCGGCTCCGTGCACGACGTGATCGGCACGCGGTGCGATCCCTACACGCATCGTCTGCTCTCGGGCCAGGACTACCATTACTGCTGCCACTCGAACCTGACCCGTGCGCTCGCCCATCGGCTGGGTCGTCCCAAGGCTGAGGTCGAGCCGGCGGTGCACGACGTGCTCAACGTGTTCATGTGCACCGGCTTCACCCGCGATACGGGGCAGTACTTCATGAAGGCGAGCCCCGTCAGGCCGGGCGACTACCTGGAGTTCTTCGCCGAGATCAATCTGCTCGGCGCGCTTTCCGCCTGCCCGGGCGGCGATTGCAGCGCGGAGCATTCGAGCGATGCGGCGGTCTGCCATCCGCTCCTGGTGGAGGTGTACCGGCCCAAGGCGCCGCCGCGGGACTGGACCCCGCCGGCGCGCAATGCCTATGGCCGGCAGCACGGCGAATGA
- a CDS encoding PQQ-dependent sugar dehydrogenase → MAVRIGSQAEDRLSGTKAADTIYGYDPNARTPPTVAATMIVSGLDNPLYLTAAPGDSRHLFILEKRGLVKVHDTGTGQTLGGPFLDVSTQVATAGEQGLLGLAFAPDFATSRRFYVYLSTTAGDVEIREYRTQASNPLVADAGSMRLIDRIDYPSSTNHRGGWIGFGPDGYLYVATGDGANGANAQSIGNQLGKILRLDVKADAFPSDPARNYALPPDNPASIEGIAGSAAGTGIYAAGLRNPWRVSFDRLTGEMMIGDVGQSTTEEIDLGRAGANYGWSATEGPFDPRAFPNFTNPIHAYGRDLGVAVTGGYVYRGPEPDFQGIYFFSDFGTSGIWTLQRASGSWSFKDLTGQVAVGGGPIGSVSSLGEDGAGNLYLVDYGGKIFRLDLRSGTGPDIRADAADVLSGGGGNDRIFGGGGNDSLYGGAGNDTLRGGPGADLLSGGSGVDYVDYRDSSGPVRIDLARKTQAGGDAAGDRLVGIQGALGSAFNDALRGSGSHDTLRGGAGDDSISGNAGNDRLYGDAGQDTLVGGPGKDWMSGGPGADVFRWRSAGSAGPDLNSADVVRDFSHGAHDRLDLAAIDANSLRGGNQAFAFIGRADFTAAGQVRYEVSGSETRVLLNTDADHDAEGIIRLMAIRSLKAGDFLL, encoded by the coding sequence ATGGCGGTTCGTATCGGGAGCCAGGCTGAGGACCGGCTGAGCGGAACCAAAGCGGCGGACACGATCTACGGGTACGATCCCAATGCCCGGACGCCGCCCACGGTGGCGGCCACCATGATCGTGTCCGGCCTGGACAACCCGCTCTATCTGACAGCGGCGCCAGGTGATTCCCGGCATCTTTTCATTCTCGAGAAGCGCGGGCTCGTGAAGGTCCACGACACCGGAACGGGCCAGACCCTCGGCGGACCCTTTCTCGACGTCTCGACACAGGTTGCGACCGCCGGGGAGCAGGGCCTCCTCGGGCTCGCCTTCGCGCCCGATTTTGCGACGAGCCGGCGATTCTACGTCTATCTCAGCACGACGGCCGGCGATGTCGAGATCCGGGAATACAGGACGCAGGCGTCGAACCCGCTCGTTGCGGATGCCGGCAGCATGCGGCTCATCGACCGGATCGACTACCCGTCGTCCACCAACCACCGCGGCGGGTGGATCGGCTTCGGACCCGACGGCTATCTCTACGTGGCGACCGGCGACGGCGCGAACGGCGCCAATGCGCAAAGCATCGGCAACCAGCTCGGCAAGATCCTCAGGCTCGACGTGAAAGCCGACGCCTTTCCGTCCGACCCGGCGCGGAACTACGCCCTGCCGCCGGACAATCCAGCCTCGATCGAGGGCATTGCTGGCAGTGCGGCGGGCACCGGCATCTATGCGGCCGGCCTGCGCAATCCCTGGCGCGTGAGCTTCGACCGCCTGACCGGCGAGATGATGATCGGCGATGTCGGCCAGAGCACCACCGAAGAGATCGATCTGGGGCGGGCGGGCGCCAATTACGGCTGGAGCGCCACCGAAGGCCCGTTCGATCCCCGGGCTTTCCCCAATTTCACGAACCCGATCCACGCCTATGGCCGCGATCTCGGCGTCGCGGTCACGGGCGGCTACGTCTATCGCGGGCCCGAACCGGATTTCCAGGGGATCTACTTCTTCTCGGATTTCGGCACCAGCGGCATCTGGACCCTGCAGCGCGCCTCCGGGTCATGGTCGTTCAAGGATCTCACCGGGCAGGTGGCCGTCGGGGGCGGTCCGATCGGATCCGTCTCGTCGCTCGGGGAGGATGGAGCCGGCAACCTCTACCTCGTCGATTACGGGGGCAAGATCTTCCGTCTGGACCTCAGGTCCGGCACTGGCCCGGACATCCGGGCCGATGCGGCGGACGTCCTCAGCGGCGGTGGCGGCAACGACCGGATCTTCGGCGGCGGCGGCAACGACTCGCTGTACGGAGGCGCCGGCAACGACACCCTTCGGGGCGGACCGGGCGCCGACCTCCTGTCGGGTGGAAGTGGCGTCGACTATGTGGATTATCGTGATTCCTCCGGACCTGTGCGCATCGACCTCGCACGGAAGACCCAGGCGGGCGGCGATGCCGCAGGCGACCGCCTGGTCGGCATCCAGGGCGCGCTCGGCAGCGCGTTTAACGACGCGCTCAGGGGCTCCGGGAGCCACGACACGTTGCGTGGCGGCGCCGGCGACGACAGCATCTCGGGCAATGCCGGCAATGACAGGCTTTATGGCGATGCCGGTCAGGACACCCTCGTCGGAGGCCCAGGGAAAGACTGGATGTCCGGAGGACCCGGGGCCGACGTGTTTCGCTGGAGGTCGGCCGGGTCCGCCGGGCCGGATCTGAACAGCGCCGATGTGGTGCGCGACTTCAGCCACGGGGCTCACGATCGCCTGGATCTGGCGGCGATCGACGCCAACAGCCTGCGCGGCGGCAACCAAGCCTTCGCGTTCATCGGAAGGGCCGATTTCACGGCGGCCGGGCAGGTCCGGTACGAGGTCTCGGGATCCGAGACACGCGTTCTCCTGAACACGGATGCGGATCATGATGCCGAGGGCATCATCCGCCTCATGGCGATCCGCAGCCTGAAGGCGGGAGACTTTCTCCTGTAG